In the Helicoverpa armigera isolate CAAS_96S chromosome 28, ASM3070526v1, whole genome shotgun sequence genome, one interval contains:
- the LOC110371484 gene encoding calpain-A isoform X1, with protein sequence MASEATEDTFVKLKKEDVGYLKTFYSNATVSCAAEAWKKKSVSIVSPKSGRIVRQKKESSVKVKTEQNGKEGFFSRFLEDFKKAKVSDYAYQQSNVRRNSAYKPFWATKVVKSVDEGDKVEEPEISSKKVEFVEHGNAVTNKSMIFAKEVIGSPKVTLTSAKINQERSPMKRLSTVEHHKEYRLKMPPCYNGSKMFMPTGEQLFWLGETRPSNFGPATYQDFKDIRSRCYAEGRLFEDPEFPAVDRSLYYKESLDRPITWLRPGQICDDPQLFVEGYSRFDVQQGELGDCWLLAAVANLTLHRKLFFQVVPDDQSFDEEYAGVFHFRFWQYGRWVDVVIDDRLPTYRGKLVFLHSSETNEFWSALLEKAYAKLHGSYEALKGGSTCEAMEDFTGGVTEMYDIAELPPNFYTILLKAYERNSLSGCSIEPDPNILEAETPAGLIRGHAYSITKVKYVDIETPGRSGKIPLLRLRNPWGNEAEWNGPWSDKSPEWRFIPQSEKEEMGLTFDDDGEFWMSFKDFVNHFSRVEICNLNPDSLDPEECPEGCTKKWEMSVFEGEWVRGVTAGGCRNYLETFWKNPQYTVTLKDVDEGDEENKCTIIVALMQKNRRSQRHQGLECLTIGFAVYRLPDYGRVPKPLDVNFFKYNASVGRSQAFINLREVSARFKLDPGSYVIVPSTFDPDEEGEFLLRVFSEKSNNMTENDEDIGMGDVDDRVKEIAPNPEPADPVRDFFNRLAGDDGEVDWQELKEILDYAMREELAMRQGAAYDGGGGGHPAPPGGGAEPSCLEQLLCALCTPICKEIGVDLQQVQQQNHEQVHLTQPQPQTELKGQGFSKEVCRSMVAMLDKDGSGGLGFEEFKTLWIDLRNWRAVFRLYDTEGRGAIPPQHLRDALHSAGYTVNAHVLNVLAHRYGSSDGYIQFDDFIMCSVRLKTMIDTFKGRSSGGEYATFSLEEWLNRTVYA encoded by the exons ATGGCATCCGAAGCGACAGAGGACACATTTGTGAAGCTAAAGAAAGAAGATGTTGGTTATTTGAAAACTTTCTATTCAAATGCTACAGTCTCTTGCGCAGCAGAAGCTTGGAAAAAGAAATCCGTTTCTATAGTCTCTCCAAAATCAGGAAGAATTGTACGACAAAAGAAAGAAAGCTCCGTGAAAGTGAAAACCGAGCAAAATGGCAAAGAAGGTTTCTTCTCAAGATTCCTCGAAGATTTCAAAAAGGCCAAAGTGTCTGACTACGCGTACCAACAGTCTAATGTCAGACGAAACAGTGCTTACAAACCTTTTTGGGCGACCAAAGTAGTGAAATCTGTTGATGAGGGAGATAAAGTTGAGGAACCTGAGATCAGCTCGAAAAAGGTTGAATTCGTTGAGCATGGTAATGCAGTTACTAACAAAAGTATGATTTTTGCTAAAGAAGTGATTGGATCCCCTAAAGTGACGTTGACAAGTGCTAAGATTAATCAGGAACGTTCTCCAATGAAGAGGCTCTCAACTGTAGAACATCATAAGGAATATAGATTGAAGATGCCTCCTTGTTACAATGGTAGCAAAATGTTTATGCCTACTGGTGAACAACTGTTTTGG CTCGGCGAGACCCGTCCATCCAACTTCGGTCCAGCCACATACCAGGACTTCAAAGACATCAGGTCTCGGTGCTACGCTGAAGGCAGGCTGTTCGAAGACCCGGAGTTCCCTGCAGTAGACCGCAGTCTTTACTACAAGGAGAGTCTCGATAGACCTATTACTTGGTTGAGGCCGGGG CAAATATGCGACGACCCGCAACTGTTCGTGGAAGGGTACAGTCGCTTCGACGTACAACAGGGCGAGTTGGGCGACTGTTGGCTGTTGGCCGCCGTCGCCAACCTCACTCTGCACAGAAA ATTGTTCTTCCAAGTAGTGCCAGATGACCAGAGTTTCGATGAAGAGTATGCTGGTGTCTTCCATTTCCG TTTCTGGCAGTACGGTCGCTGGGTGGACGTGGTAATAGATGACCGTCTCCCCACGTACCGCGGCAAGCTCGTGTTCCTGCACTCTTCCGAGACCAACGAGTTCTGGAGCGCACTGCTGGAGAAGGCTTATGCTAA ACTGCACGGATCCTACGAGGCCCTAAAGGGCGGGTCAACATGCGAGGCCATGGAGGACTTCACGGGCGGCGTGACGGAGATGTACGACATCGCCGAGCTGCCGCCCAACTTCTACACCATCCTGCTCAAGGCATACGAGAGGAACTCGCTCTCGGGGTGCAGCATCGAG CCGGACCCAAACATCTTAGAAGCGGAGACCCCAGCTGGCTTGATCCGTGGTCACGCGTACTCCATCACCAAGGTGAAGTACGTGGACATCGAGACCCCCGGCCGCAGCGGCAAGATCCCGCTGCTCCGGCTCCGGAACCCCTGGGGGAATGAAGCCGAGTGGAACGGGCCTTGGAGTGATAA GTCTCCAGAATGGCGGTTTATCCCACAATCCGAGAAGGAAGAGATGGGTCTAACGTTTGACGACGACGGAGAATTCTGGATGTCCTTCAAGGACTTTGTCAACCACTTCTCaag aGTGGAGATCTGTAACTTGAACCCTGACTCCCTGGACCCTGAGGAGTGTCCTGAGGGCTGCACCAAGAAGTGGGAGATGTCTGTCTTTGAAGGAGAGTGGGTCAGAG GAGTTACGGCGGGAGGTTGCAGGAACTACCTTGAAACTTTCTGGAAGAATCCGCAGTACACGGTCACGCTGAAAGACGTCGATGAAGGGGATGAAGAGAATAAGTGTACT ATAATAGTAGCACTTATGCAGAAAAACCGTCGCTCGCAACGTCACCAAGGCCTGGAATGCCTGACCATCGGCTTCGCAGTGTATCGCTTGCCCGACTACGGCAGAGTGCCCAAGCCGTTAGACGTCAACTTCTTCAAGTACAACGCCTCGGTTGGTCGCAGTCAGGCCTTTATTAACTTGAGAGAAGTTAGCGCCAg gtTCAAGCTAGACCCTGGCAGCTACGTGATAGTGCCGTCCACGTTCGATCCCGATGAGGAGGGAGAGTTCCTACTGCGAGTCTTCTCCGAGAAGAGCAATAATATGAC agAGAATGACGAAGACATCGGTATGGGAGATGTTGACGATAGG GTAAAAGAAATAGCCCCCAACCCTGAGCCAGCGGATCCTGTTCGTGATTTCTTCAACCGTTTAGCCGGGGACGACGGCGAGGTGGACTGGCAGGAACTCAAGGAGATACTCGATTACGCCATGCGGGAGG AGCTCGCGATGCGTCAGGGCGCCGCATACGACGGCGGGGGGGGCGGCCACCCCGCCCCGCCCGGGGGGGGCGCCGAGCCCAGCTGCCTCGAGCAGCTGCTCTGTGCACTGTGTACTCCTATCTGCAAGGAGATTGGGGTGGACTTGCAGCAAGTGCAGCAGCAGAACCATGAGCAAGTGCATCTGACTCAGCCACAGCCGCAGACAG AGCTAAAAGGCCAAGGATTTTCAAAAGAGGTGTGTCGAAGCATGGTCGCCATGTTGGACAAAGATGGCTCGGGTGGACTCGGCTTTGAAGAGTTCAAGACTCTGTGGATTGATCTACGTAATTGGCGG GCGGTATTCCGTCTATACGACACGGAGGGTCGCGGCGCCATCCCGCCGCAGCACCTGCGCGACGCGCTGCACTCCGCCGGATACACCGTCAACGCGCACGTGCTCAACGTGCTCGCTCACAG ATATGGTTCCTCAGACGGCTACATTCAATTTGATGATTTCATTATGTGTTCAGTGCGACTCAAGACTATGATCG ATACGTTCAAAGGGAGATCGTCGGGCGGTGAATACGCTACTTTCTCTCTGGAAGAATGGCTAAATCGCACAGTCTACGCATAA
- the LOC110371484 gene encoding calpain-A isoform X2: protein MASEATEDTFVKLKKEDVGYLKTFYSNATVSCAAEAWKKKSVSIVSPKSGRIVRQKKESSVKVKTEQNGKEGFFSRFLEDFKKAKVSDYAYQQSNVRRNSAYKPFWATKVVKSVDEGDKVEEPEISSKKVEFVEHGNAVTNKSMIFAKEVIGSPKVTLTSAKINQERSPMKRLSTVEHHKEYRLKMPPCYNGSKMFMPTGEQLFWLGETRPSNFGPATYQDFKDIRSRCYAEGRLFEDPEFPAVDRSLYYKESLDRPITWLRPGQICDDPQLFVEGYSRFDVQQGELGDCWLLAAVANLTLHRKLFFQVVPDDQSFDEEYAGVFHFRFWQYGRWVDVVIDDRLPTYRGKLVFLHSSETNEFWSALLEKAYAKLHGSYEALKGGSTCEAMEDFTGGVTEMYDIAELPPNFYTILLKAYERNSLSGCSIEPDPNILEAETPAGLIRGHAYSITKVKYVDIETPGRSGKIPLLRLRNPWGNEAEWNGPWSDKSPEWRFIPQSEKEEMGLTFDDDGEFWMSFKDFVNHFSRVEICNLNPDSLDPEECPEGCTKKWEMSVFEGEWVRGVTAGGCRNYLETFWKNPQYTVTLKDVDEGDEENKCTIIVALMQKNRRSQRHQGLECLTIGFAVYRLPDYGRVPKPLDVNFFKYNASVGRSQAFINLREVSARFKLDPGSYVIVPSTFDPDEEGEFLLRVFSEKSNNMTENDEDIGMGDVDDRVKEIAPNPEPADPVRDFFNRLAGDDGEVDWQELKEILDYAMREELAMRQGAAYDGGGGGHPAPPGGGAEPSCLEQLLCALCTPICKEIGVDLQQVQQQNHEQVHLTQPQPQTELKGQGFSKEVCRSMVAMLDKDGSGGLGFEEFKTLWIDLRNWRAVFRLYDTEGRGAIPPQHLRDALHSAGYTVNAHVLNVLAHRYGSSDGYIQFDDFIMCSVRLKTMIANNEPLENLERELQWNK, encoded by the exons ATGGCATCCGAAGCGACAGAGGACACATTTGTGAAGCTAAAGAAAGAAGATGTTGGTTATTTGAAAACTTTCTATTCAAATGCTACAGTCTCTTGCGCAGCAGAAGCTTGGAAAAAGAAATCCGTTTCTATAGTCTCTCCAAAATCAGGAAGAATTGTACGACAAAAGAAAGAAAGCTCCGTGAAAGTGAAAACCGAGCAAAATGGCAAAGAAGGTTTCTTCTCAAGATTCCTCGAAGATTTCAAAAAGGCCAAAGTGTCTGACTACGCGTACCAACAGTCTAATGTCAGACGAAACAGTGCTTACAAACCTTTTTGGGCGACCAAAGTAGTGAAATCTGTTGATGAGGGAGATAAAGTTGAGGAACCTGAGATCAGCTCGAAAAAGGTTGAATTCGTTGAGCATGGTAATGCAGTTACTAACAAAAGTATGATTTTTGCTAAAGAAGTGATTGGATCCCCTAAAGTGACGTTGACAAGTGCTAAGATTAATCAGGAACGTTCTCCAATGAAGAGGCTCTCAACTGTAGAACATCATAAGGAATATAGATTGAAGATGCCTCCTTGTTACAATGGTAGCAAAATGTTTATGCCTACTGGTGAACAACTGTTTTGG CTCGGCGAGACCCGTCCATCCAACTTCGGTCCAGCCACATACCAGGACTTCAAAGACATCAGGTCTCGGTGCTACGCTGAAGGCAGGCTGTTCGAAGACCCGGAGTTCCCTGCAGTAGACCGCAGTCTTTACTACAAGGAGAGTCTCGATAGACCTATTACTTGGTTGAGGCCGGGG CAAATATGCGACGACCCGCAACTGTTCGTGGAAGGGTACAGTCGCTTCGACGTACAACAGGGCGAGTTGGGCGACTGTTGGCTGTTGGCCGCCGTCGCCAACCTCACTCTGCACAGAAA ATTGTTCTTCCAAGTAGTGCCAGATGACCAGAGTTTCGATGAAGAGTATGCTGGTGTCTTCCATTTCCG TTTCTGGCAGTACGGTCGCTGGGTGGACGTGGTAATAGATGACCGTCTCCCCACGTACCGCGGCAAGCTCGTGTTCCTGCACTCTTCCGAGACCAACGAGTTCTGGAGCGCACTGCTGGAGAAGGCTTATGCTAA ACTGCACGGATCCTACGAGGCCCTAAAGGGCGGGTCAACATGCGAGGCCATGGAGGACTTCACGGGCGGCGTGACGGAGATGTACGACATCGCCGAGCTGCCGCCCAACTTCTACACCATCCTGCTCAAGGCATACGAGAGGAACTCGCTCTCGGGGTGCAGCATCGAG CCGGACCCAAACATCTTAGAAGCGGAGACCCCAGCTGGCTTGATCCGTGGTCACGCGTACTCCATCACCAAGGTGAAGTACGTGGACATCGAGACCCCCGGCCGCAGCGGCAAGATCCCGCTGCTCCGGCTCCGGAACCCCTGGGGGAATGAAGCCGAGTGGAACGGGCCTTGGAGTGATAA GTCTCCAGAATGGCGGTTTATCCCACAATCCGAGAAGGAAGAGATGGGTCTAACGTTTGACGACGACGGAGAATTCTGGATGTCCTTCAAGGACTTTGTCAACCACTTCTCaag aGTGGAGATCTGTAACTTGAACCCTGACTCCCTGGACCCTGAGGAGTGTCCTGAGGGCTGCACCAAGAAGTGGGAGATGTCTGTCTTTGAAGGAGAGTGGGTCAGAG GAGTTACGGCGGGAGGTTGCAGGAACTACCTTGAAACTTTCTGGAAGAATCCGCAGTACACGGTCACGCTGAAAGACGTCGATGAAGGGGATGAAGAGAATAAGTGTACT ATAATAGTAGCACTTATGCAGAAAAACCGTCGCTCGCAACGTCACCAAGGCCTGGAATGCCTGACCATCGGCTTCGCAGTGTATCGCTTGCCCGACTACGGCAGAGTGCCCAAGCCGTTAGACGTCAACTTCTTCAAGTACAACGCCTCGGTTGGTCGCAGTCAGGCCTTTATTAACTTGAGAGAAGTTAGCGCCAg gtTCAAGCTAGACCCTGGCAGCTACGTGATAGTGCCGTCCACGTTCGATCCCGATGAGGAGGGAGAGTTCCTACTGCGAGTCTTCTCCGAGAAGAGCAATAATATGAC agAGAATGACGAAGACATCGGTATGGGAGATGTTGACGATAGG GTAAAAGAAATAGCCCCCAACCCTGAGCCAGCGGATCCTGTTCGTGATTTCTTCAACCGTTTAGCCGGGGACGACGGCGAGGTGGACTGGCAGGAACTCAAGGAGATACTCGATTACGCCATGCGGGAGG AGCTCGCGATGCGTCAGGGCGCCGCATACGACGGCGGGGGGGGCGGCCACCCCGCCCCGCCCGGGGGGGGCGCCGAGCCCAGCTGCCTCGAGCAGCTGCTCTGTGCACTGTGTACTCCTATCTGCAAGGAGATTGGGGTGGACTTGCAGCAAGTGCAGCAGCAGAACCATGAGCAAGTGCATCTGACTCAGCCACAGCCGCAGACAG AGCTAAAAGGCCAAGGATTTTCAAAAGAGGTGTGTCGAAGCATGGTCGCCATGTTGGACAAAGATGGCTCGGGTGGACTCGGCTTTGAAGAGTTCAAGACTCTGTGGATTGATCTACGTAATTGGCGG GCGGTATTCCGTCTATACGACACGGAGGGTCGCGGCGCCATCCCGCCGCAGCACCTGCGCGACGCGCTGCACTCCGCCGGATACACCGTCAACGCGCACGTGCTCAACGTGCTCGCTCACAG ATATGGTTCCTCAGACGGCTACATTCAATTTGATGATTTCATTATGTGTTCAGTGCGACTCAAGACTATGATCG CAAACAACGAGCCTCTAGAGAACTTGGAGCGCGAGCTGCAGTGGAACAAGTGA
- the LOC110371484 gene encoding calpain-A isoform X6, whose protein sequence is MGQNGGVDFGAMLQGAGKQLLNQGGQALMQYGAQAIGNIINEVFQKKQVEEKRFLPSIKNYKVLGETRPSNFGPATYQDFKDIRSRCYAEGRLFEDPEFPAVDRSLYYKESLDRPITWLRPGQICDDPQLFVEGYSRFDVQQGELGDCWLLAAVANLTLHRKLFFQVVPDDQSFDEEYAGVFHFRFWQYGRWVDVVIDDRLPTYRGKLVFLHSSETNEFWSALLEKAYAKLHGSYEALKGGSTCEAMEDFTGGVTEMYDIAELPPNFYTILLKAYERNSLSGCSIEPDPNILEAETPAGLIRGHAYSITKVKYVDIETPGRSGKIPLLRLRNPWGNEAEWNGPWSDKSPEWRFIPQSEKEEMGLTFDDDGEFWMSFKDFVNHFSRVEICNLNPDSLDPEECPEGCTKKWEMSVFEGEWVRGVTAGGCRNYLETFWKNPQYTVTLKDVDEGDEENKCTIIVALMQKNRRSQRHQGLECLTIGFAVYRLPDYGRVPKPLDVNFFKYNASVGRSQAFINLREVSARFKLDPGSYVIVPSTFDPDEEGEFLLRVFSEKSNNMTENDEDIGMGDVDDRVKEIAPNPEPADPVRDFFNRLAGDDGEVDWQELKEILDYAMREELAMRQGAAYDGGGGGHPAPPGGGAEPSCLEQLLCALCTPICKEIGVDLQQVQQQNHEQVHLTQPQPQTELKGQGFSKEVCRSMVAMLDKDGSGGLGFEEFKTLWIDLRNWRAVFRLYDTEGRGAIPPQHLRDALHSAGYTVNAHVLNVLAHRYGSSDGYIQFDDFIMCSVRLKTMIDTFKGRSSGGEYATFSLEEWLNRTVYA, encoded by the exons CTCGGCGAGACCCGTCCATCCAACTTCGGTCCAGCCACATACCAGGACTTCAAAGACATCAGGTCTCGGTGCTACGCTGAAGGCAGGCTGTTCGAAGACCCGGAGTTCCCTGCAGTAGACCGCAGTCTTTACTACAAGGAGAGTCTCGATAGACCTATTACTTGGTTGAGGCCGGGG CAAATATGCGACGACCCGCAACTGTTCGTGGAAGGGTACAGTCGCTTCGACGTACAACAGGGCGAGTTGGGCGACTGTTGGCTGTTGGCCGCCGTCGCCAACCTCACTCTGCACAGAAA ATTGTTCTTCCAAGTAGTGCCAGATGACCAGAGTTTCGATGAAGAGTATGCTGGTGTCTTCCATTTCCG TTTCTGGCAGTACGGTCGCTGGGTGGACGTGGTAATAGATGACCGTCTCCCCACGTACCGCGGCAAGCTCGTGTTCCTGCACTCTTCCGAGACCAACGAGTTCTGGAGCGCACTGCTGGAGAAGGCTTATGCTAA ACTGCACGGATCCTACGAGGCCCTAAAGGGCGGGTCAACATGCGAGGCCATGGAGGACTTCACGGGCGGCGTGACGGAGATGTACGACATCGCCGAGCTGCCGCCCAACTTCTACACCATCCTGCTCAAGGCATACGAGAGGAACTCGCTCTCGGGGTGCAGCATCGAG CCGGACCCAAACATCTTAGAAGCGGAGACCCCAGCTGGCTTGATCCGTGGTCACGCGTACTCCATCACCAAGGTGAAGTACGTGGACATCGAGACCCCCGGCCGCAGCGGCAAGATCCCGCTGCTCCGGCTCCGGAACCCCTGGGGGAATGAAGCCGAGTGGAACGGGCCTTGGAGTGATAA GTCTCCAGAATGGCGGTTTATCCCACAATCCGAGAAGGAAGAGATGGGTCTAACGTTTGACGACGACGGAGAATTCTGGATGTCCTTCAAGGACTTTGTCAACCACTTCTCaag aGTGGAGATCTGTAACTTGAACCCTGACTCCCTGGACCCTGAGGAGTGTCCTGAGGGCTGCACCAAGAAGTGGGAGATGTCTGTCTTTGAAGGAGAGTGGGTCAGAG GAGTTACGGCGGGAGGTTGCAGGAACTACCTTGAAACTTTCTGGAAGAATCCGCAGTACACGGTCACGCTGAAAGACGTCGATGAAGGGGATGAAGAGAATAAGTGTACT ATAATAGTAGCACTTATGCAGAAAAACCGTCGCTCGCAACGTCACCAAGGCCTGGAATGCCTGACCATCGGCTTCGCAGTGTATCGCTTGCCCGACTACGGCAGAGTGCCCAAGCCGTTAGACGTCAACTTCTTCAAGTACAACGCCTCGGTTGGTCGCAGTCAGGCCTTTATTAACTTGAGAGAAGTTAGCGCCAg gtTCAAGCTAGACCCTGGCAGCTACGTGATAGTGCCGTCCACGTTCGATCCCGATGAGGAGGGAGAGTTCCTACTGCGAGTCTTCTCCGAGAAGAGCAATAATATGAC agAGAATGACGAAGACATCGGTATGGGAGATGTTGACGATAGG GTAAAAGAAATAGCCCCCAACCCTGAGCCAGCGGATCCTGTTCGTGATTTCTTCAACCGTTTAGCCGGGGACGACGGCGAGGTGGACTGGCAGGAACTCAAGGAGATACTCGATTACGCCATGCGGGAGG AGCTCGCGATGCGTCAGGGCGCCGCATACGACGGCGGGGGGGGCGGCCACCCCGCCCCGCCCGGGGGGGGCGCCGAGCCCAGCTGCCTCGAGCAGCTGCTCTGTGCACTGTGTACTCCTATCTGCAAGGAGATTGGGGTGGACTTGCAGCAAGTGCAGCAGCAGAACCATGAGCAAGTGCATCTGACTCAGCCACAGCCGCAGACAG AGCTAAAAGGCCAAGGATTTTCAAAAGAGGTGTGTCGAAGCATGGTCGCCATGTTGGACAAAGATGGCTCGGGTGGACTCGGCTTTGAAGAGTTCAAGACTCTGTGGATTGATCTACGTAATTGGCGG GCGGTATTCCGTCTATACGACACGGAGGGTCGCGGCGCCATCCCGCCGCAGCACCTGCGCGACGCGCTGCACTCCGCCGGATACACCGTCAACGCGCACGTGCTCAACGTGCTCGCTCACAG ATATGGTTCCTCAGACGGCTACATTCAATTTGATGATTTCATTATGTGTTCAGTGCGACTCAAGACTATGATCG ATACGTTCAAAGGGAGATCGTCGGGCGGTGAATACGCTACTTTCTCTCTGGAAGAATGGCTAAATCGCACAGTCTACGCATAA
- the LOC110371484 gene encoding calpain-A isoform X3: MASEATEDTFVKLKKEDVGYLKTFYSNATVSCAAEAWKKKSVSIVSPKSGRIVRQKKESSVKVKTEQNGKEGFFSRFLEDFKKAKVSDYAYQQSNVRRNSAYKPFWATKVVKSVDEGDKVEEPEISSKKVEFVEHGNAVTNKSMIFAKEVIGSPKVTLTSAKINQERSPMKRLSTVEHHKEYRLKMPPCYNGSKMFMPTGEQLFWLGETRPSNFGPATYQDFKDIRSRCYAEGRLFEDPEFPAVDRSLYYKESLDRPITWLRPGQICDDPQLFVEGYSRFDVQQGELGDCWLLAAVANLTLHRKLFFQVVPDDQSFDEEYAGVFHFRFWQYGRWVDVVIDDRLPTYRGKLVFLHSSETNEFWSALLEKAYAKLHGSYEALKGGSTCEAMEDFTGGVTEMYDIAELPPNFYTILLKAYERNSLSGCSIEPDPNILEAETPAGLIRGHAYSITKVKYVDIETPGRSGKIPLLRLRNPWGNEAEWNGPWSDKSPEWRFIPQSEKEEMGLTFDDDGEFWMSFKDFVNHFSRVEICNLNPDSLDPEECPEGCTKKWEMSVFEGEWVRGVTAGGCRNYLETFWKNPQYTVTLKDVDEGDEENKCTIIVALMQKNRRSQRHQGLECLTIGFAVYRLPDYGRVPKPLDVNFFKYNASVGRSQAFINLREVSARFKLDPGSYVIVPSTFDPDEEGEFLLRVFSEKSNNMTENDEDIGMGDVDDRVKEIAPNPEPADPVRDFFNRLAGDDGEVDWQELKEILDYAMREELKGQGFSKEVCRSMVAMLDKDGSGGLGFEEFKTLWIDLRNWRAVFRLYDTEGRGAIPPQHLRDALHSAGYTVNAHVLNVLAHRYGSSDGYIQFDDFIMCSVRLKTMIDTFKGRSSGGEYATFSLEEWLNRTVYA; this comes from the exons ATGGCATCCGAAGCGACAGAGGACACATTTGTGAAGCTAAAGAAAGAAGATGTTGGTTATTTGAAAACTTTCTATTCAAATGCTACAGTCTCTTGCGCAGCAGAAGCTTGGAAAAAGAAATCCGTTTCTATAGTCTCTCCAAAATCAGGAAGAATTGTACGACAAAAGAAAGAAAGCTCCGTGAAAGTGAAAACCGAGCAAAATGGCAAAGAAGGTTTCTTCTCAAGATTCCTCGAAGATTTCAAAAAGGCCAAAGTGTCTGACTACGCGTACCAACAGTCTAATGTCAGACGAAACAGTGCTTACAAACCTTTTTGGGCGACCAAAGTAGTGAAATCTGTTGATGAGGGAGATAAAGTTGAGGAACCTGAGATCAGCTCGAAAAAGGTTGAATTCGTTGAGCATGGTAATGCAGTTACTAACAAAAGTATGATTTTTGCTAAAGAAGTGATTGGATCCCCTAAAGTGACGTTGACAAGTGCTAAGATTAATCAGGAACGTTCTCCAATGAAGAGGCTCTCAACTGTAGAACATCATAAGGAATATAGATTGAAGATGCCTCCTTGTTACAATGGTAGCAAAATGTTTATGCCTACTGGTGAACAACTGTTTTGG CTCGGCGAGACCCGTCCATCCAACTTCGGTCCAGCCACATACCAGGACTTCAAAGACATCAGGTCTCGGTGCTACGCTGAAGGCAGGCTGTTCGAAGACCCGGAGTTCCCTGCAGTAGACCGCAGTCTTTACTACAAGGAGAGTCTCGATAGACCTATTACTTGGTTGAGGCCGGGG CAAATATGCGACGACCCGCAACTGTTCGTGGAAGGGTACAGTCGCTTCGACGTACAACAGGGCGAGTTGGGCGACTGTTGGCTGTTGGCCGCCGTCGCCAACCTCACTCTGCACAGAAA ATTGTTCTTCCAAGTAGTGCCAGATGACCAGAGTTTCGATGAAGAGTATGCTGGTGTCTTCCATTTCCG TTTCTGGCAGTACGGTCGCTGGGTGGACGTGGTAATAGATGACCGTCTCCCCACGTACCGCGGCAAGCTCGTGTTCCTGCACTCTTCCGAGACCAACGAGTTCTGGAGCGCACTGCTGGAGAAGGCTTATGCTAA ACTGCACGGATCCTACGAGGCCCTAAAGGGCGGGTCAACATGCGAGGCCATGGAGGACTTCACGGGCGGCGTGACGGAGATGTACGACATCGCCGAGCTGCCGCCCAACTTCTACACCATCCTGCTCAAGGCATACGAGAGGAACTCGCTCTCGGGGTGCAGCATCGAG CCGGACCCAAACATCTTAGAAGCGGAGACCCCAGCTGGCTTGATCCGTGGTCACGCGTACTCCATCACCAAGGTGAAGTACGTGGACATCGAGACCCCCGGCCGCAGCGGCAAGATCCCGCTGCTCCGGCTCCGGAACCCCTGGGGGAATGAAGCCGAGTGGAACGGGCCTTGGAGTGATAA GTCTCCAGAATGGCGGTTTATCCCACAATCCGAGAAGGAAGAGATGGGTCTAACGTTTGACGACGACGGAGAATTCTGGATGTCCTTCAAGGACTTTGTCAACCACTTCTCaag aGTGGAGATCTGTAACTTGAACCCTGACTCCCTGGACCCTGAGGAGTGTCCTGAGGGCTGCACCAAGAAGTGGGAGATGTCTGTCTTTGAAGGAGAGTGGGTCAGAG GAGTTACGGCGGGAGGTTGCAGGAACTACCTTGAAACTTTCTGGAAGAATCCGCAGTACACGGTCACGCTGAAAGACGTCGATGAAGGGGATGAAGAGAATAAGTGTACT ATAATAGTAGCACTTATGCAGAAAAACCGTCGCTCGCAACGTCACCAAGGCCTGGAATGCCTGACCATCGGCTTCGCAGTGTATCGCTTGCCCGACTACGGCAGAGTGCCCAAGCCGTTAGACGTCAACTTCTTCAAGTACAACGCCTCGGTTGGTCGCAGTCAGGCCTTTATTAACTTGAGAGAAGTTAGCGCCAg gtTCAAGCTAGACCCTGGCAGCTACGTGATAGTGCCGTCCACGTTCGATCCCGATGAGGAGGGAGAGTTCCTACTGCGAGTCTTCTCCGAGAAGAGCAATAATATGAC agAGAATGACGAAGACATCGGTATGGGAGATGTTGACGATAGG GTAAAAGAAATAGCCCCCAACCCTGAGCCAGCGGATCCTGTTCGTGATTTCTTCAACCGTTTAGCCGGGGACGACGGCGAGGTGGACTGGCAGGAACTCAAGGAGATACTCGATTACGCCATGCGGGAGG AGCTAAAAGGCCAAGGATTTTCAAAAGAGGTGTGTCGAAGCATGGTCGCCATGTTGGACAAAGATGGCTCGGGTGGACTCGGCTTTGAAGAGTTCAAGACTCTGTGGATTGATCTACGTAATTGGCGG GCGGTATTCCGTCTATACGACACGGAGGGTCGCGGCGCCATCCCGCCGCAGCACCTGCGCGACGCGCTGCACTCCGCCGGATACACCGTCAACGCGCACGTGCTCAACGTGCTCGCTCACAG ATATGGTTCCTCAGACGGCTACATTCAATTTGATGATTTCATTATGTGTTCAGTGCGACTCAAGACTATGATCG ATACGTTCAAAGGGAGATCGTCGGGCGGTGAATACGCTACTTTCTCTCTGGAAGAATGGCTAAATCGCACAGTCTACGCATAA